Proteins from a single region of Weeksella virosa DSM 16922:
- the folD gene encoding bifunctional methylenetetrahydrofolate dehydrogenase/methenyltetrahydrofolate cyclohydrolase FolD encodes MQILDGLKLSKQIKQEIKESVDQLITAGKRVPHLAAVLVGENGASQTYVNSKIKDCEQVGFRSSLLRLPETTSQEELLAVIEKLNNQADLDGFIVQLPLPKHIDQEMIINAIDPKKDVDGFHPENFGKMALDMESFIPATPFGIMKLLERNEIETKGKHAVIIGRSRIVGKPMSILLARKGNPGDCTVTLVHSSTINIEEFTKKADIVVTALGVPHFLKGDMVKEGAVIIDVGITRVEDTDSPKGYKIAGDVDFESVQEKASWITPVPGGVGPMTRAMLLENTLLAYQRNN; translated from the coding sequence ATGCAAATTTTAGACGGATTAAAATTATCCAAACAAATCAAACAAGAAATTAAAGAAAGCGTTGATCAGCTTATTACTGCAGGGAAAAGAGTGCCCCATTTAGCAGCCGTTTTGGTAGGAGAAAATGGAGCTTCGCAAACGTATGTCAACAGCAAAATCAAAGATTGCGAACAAGTAGGGTTTCGTTCTTCTTTGCTTCGTTTACCGGAAACGACCTCACAAGAAGAGTTGTTGGCTGTGATAGAAAAGCTTAACAACCAAGCTGATTTAGATGGTTTTATCGTGCAATTACCTTTACCCAAGCATATTGATCAAGAAATGATTATCAATGCCATTGATCCTAAAAAAGATGTTGATGGATTTCATCCAGAAAATTTCGGTAAAATGGCTTTAGATATGGAGTCTTTCATACCGGCAACACCATTTGGTATAATGAAGTTACTAGAACGCAATGAAATCGAAACCAAAGGTAAACATGCCGTTATTATTGGTCGTTCTAGAATTGTAGGTAAACCAATGAGTATTTTATTAGCCCGAAAAGGAAATCCTGGAGATTGTACCGTAACCTTGGTACACTCGAGCACCATAAATATAGAAGAGTTTACGAAGAAAGCCGACATTGTGGTTACTGCCCTTGGCGTTCCTCATTTCTTGAAGGGTGATATGGTAAAAGAAGGTGCCGTAATTATCGATGTAGGAATTACTCGTGTAGAAGATACTGATTCGCCAAAAGGATATAAAATTGCAGGAGATGTAGATTTTGAGAGTGTACAAGAGAAAGCCTCTTGGATAACTCCGGTTCCGGGTGGTGTTGGCCCAATGACTCGTGCGATGTTGCTAGAGAATACGCTTTTGGCTTACCAAAGAAATAATTAA
- a CDS encoding NAD(P)/FAD-dependent oxidoreductase, with protein MNKIAIIGGGASAFFIAANLHPKIGENTHLYEQATSPLQKVRISGGGRCNVTHACFDPRELVEFYPRGKKELLGVFHQFQPGDTMEWFESRNVPLKIEDDNRIFPQSNTSLSIIECFLKEIEKSKVNIHLNHGIQGIRAENNQFILRIQNKEEVFDKIVIATGSSPKAWKMIRSLGHTIVSPVPSLFTFNCKDHRIKELMGVSFANASVEVVDSDLAAEGPLLITHWGFSGPAILRLSAWGALALSEKKYQFNIKINFVEQPEEQIIDFLKKLRQQQPKKNCFSNNPFSFPKRFWKSLLISVGIKEKLNFADLRNLQIEQLAKELTAGEYTIEGKSTFKDEFVTAGGVDLREINFKKMESKLHPNLFFAGEVLNIDAITGGFNFQACWSEGFIIASELNKSIK; from the coding sequence TTGAATAAAATTGCTATTATCGGAGGGGGAGCTTCTGCTTTTTTTATTGCAGCAAATCTTCACCCAAAAATAGGAGAAAACACTCATCTATACGAGCAAGCTACAAGTCCATTGCAGAAAGTGAGAATTTCTGGTGGAGGACGCTGTAATGTAACCCATGCGTGTTTCGACCCTAGAGAATTGGTCGAATTTTACCCGCGCGGGAAAAAAGAATTGTTGGGGGTTTTTCATCAATTTCAGCCAGGAGACACAATGGAGTGGTTCGAATCGAGAAATGTGCCGCTGAAAATCGAAGACGACAATCGAATTTTTCCGCAATCGAACACTTCTCTTTCTATTATCGAATGCTTTCTGAAAGAAATTGAAAAATCCAAAGTAAATATTCATCTAAATCATGGCATACAAGGAATTCGAGCAGAAAACAATCAGTTTATTCTTCGTATCCAAAACAAGGAAGAAGTTTTCGATAAAATTGTTATTGCAACGGGATCTTCACCAAAAGCATGGAAAATGATTCGTTCGCTTGGGCATACGATAGTTTCTCCTGTTCCGTCGCTGTTTACGTTTAATTGTAAAGACCATAGAATAAAAGAGTTGATGGGGGTTTCTTTTGCAAATGCTTCGGTAGAAGTTGTCGATAGCGATTTGGCTGCAGAAGGACCATTATTGATTACACACTGGGGGTTTAGTGGACCAGCTATTTTGCGACTATCGGCTTGGGGTGCACTGGCATTGAGTGAGAAAAAATATCAATTCAATATAAAAATTAACTTCGTAGAACAACCTGAAGAACAAATAATAGATTTTCTGAAAAAACTTCGTCAACAACAACCCAAAAAAAATTGTTTTAGTAATAATCCTTTTTCTTTTCCGAAACGTTTTTGGAAGTCTTTATTGATTAGTGTAGGAATCAAAGAAAAATTGAATTTTGCAGATTTACGCAATCTACAAATCGAGCAATTAGCAAAAGAACTTACAGCCGGAGAATATACTATCGAAGGGAAAAGCACTTTCAAAGACGAGTTTGTTACAGCAGGCGGAGTCGATTTACGAGAGATAAACTTCAAGAAAATGGAGAGTAAACTACATCCAAATTTATTTTTTGCAGGCGAAGTATTGAATATTGACGCCATCACCGGCGGGTTTAATTTTCAGGCCTGTTGGTCGGAAGGATTTATCATTGCGTCCGAATTGAATAAAAGCATTAAATAA
- a CDS encoding OmpP1/FadL family transporter translates to MKRLFLTIAMLGLCSSVFAGGYRVALQGVRQAAMGGVSADARDASIAFYNPAGLAFVDSKLSISIGGFGVNTEAKWQDPLTLNKSVTDNKMSTPVYAAVSYKPVEDLAVAVSFTTPYGSSLTWPADWENKANVTKIELKSFYIQPTVAYKFNDWFSAGVGLIFARGSVNLDRVVSVAGNDINLNINDKDATGKGFNIGAYFKPSEKLAVSIAYKSKVDMEANKGDLTWENVPRVLQTNPNFMVNKFNASLPLVSEFTFGIAYRPIEKWLIGADVMVNGWSRYKRLTFDLYNEQTGEGYQNIATKEFKDVAIWRVGTEYAFTDMILGRVGYTYDPSPVRSEYWSSETPSTTQHTISGGLGFKFANGFYLDLMGQYLIGTERYVHNIESNFQGDFKLKALNFGLGLTYNLK, encoded by the coding sequence ATGAAGAGACTTTTCTTAACAATAGCTATGCTTGGCTTATGTTCTTCTGTTTTTGCAGGAGGATATCGTGTAGCTCTTCAAGGGGTTCGTCAAGCAGCCATGGGAGGCGTAAGTGCAGACGCAAGAGATGCGAGTATCGCTTTTTATAATCCAGCAGGCTTGGCATTTGTCGATAGTAAACTAAGCATTTCTATCGGTGGTTTTGGGGTAAATACCGAAGCAAAATGGCAAGACCCTTTAACCTTAAACAAATCGGTTACAGATAACAAAATGTCTACACCTGTCTATGCAGCAGTTAGTTACAAGCCTGTGGAAGATTTGGCAGTAGCAGTAAGTTTTACCACACCATACGGTAGCTCCCTTACTTGGCCGGCTGATTGGGAAAATAAAGCTAACGTAACGAAAATAGAACTAAAATCTTTCTATATCCAGCCAACTGTTGCTTACAAATTCAATGACTGGTTTAGTGCAGGTGTTGGATTAATTTTTGCACGTGGATCAGTTAACTTGGATAGAGTAGTGAGCGTTGCTGGAAACGACATCAACCTCAATATCAATGATAAAGATGCAACTGGGAAAGGATTCAATATCGGAGCATATTTCAAACCAAGTGAAAAATTAGCCGTAAGTATCGCTTATAAATCAAAAGTTGATATGGAAGCGAACAAAGGAGATTTAACCTGGGAAAATGTTCCGAGAGTACTTCAGACTAATCCGAACTTCATGGTAAATAAATTCAATGCTTCTTTACCGCTTGTATCAGAATTTACGTTCGGAATTGCTTATCGTCCTATCGAAAAATGGTTAATCGGTGCCGATGTTATGGTGAATGGTTGGAGTCGTTACAAACGCTTGACTTTTGATTTATACAATGAGCAAACAGGAGAAGGTTACCAAAATATAGCAACCAAAGAATTCAAAGACGTTGCTATTTGGCGTGTAGGTACCGAATATGCTTTTACAGATATGATTCTTGGTCGTGTAGGATATACCTATGATCCTTCACCTGTTAGAAGCGAGTATTGGTCTTCTGAAACACCAAGTACAACTCAACATACGATATCGGGTGGTCTAGGATTTAAGTTCGCCAACGGATTTTATTTAGATCTAATGGGGCAATACCTCATCGGTACCGAACGCTATGTACATAATATAGAATCGAATTTCCAAGGAGATTTCAAACTGAAAGCGCTTAACTTTGGTCTTGGATTAACGTATAACCTAAAATAA
- a CDS encoding lipase, protein MKNINKIILAAFALSFFSCNDDFENPVEDFVVTSGKADFTKYVALGNSLTSGYMDGALYKTAQENSYPSILAGLMKPAGGGEFTQPLMPDDIGGFVNFGIKGKLQLQVVNGSLVPVPTDAQSNFNQLSGAFSNMGVPGAKSFHLGVDGYGNPAGIATGKANPYFARFASSANTSVIKDAVAQQPTFFSLWIGNNDVLSYATSGGVGVDRTGNPNAAEYGPNDITDPDLLGNVIESYVKALTANGTNATKGVLANIPSVTSVPYFTTVPYAPLSPANASFGPMIPALNQQFGALNMVFDYLKVPERKIVFSPSSASAVVIKDESLPNLAAEITAVLTPQVGAQQAALFGLIYGQARQATAQDLLVLPSSSYIGKMDTERVEQLKQMGVPAEQAAQLAFAGITYPLEDKWVLTRNELQTVEKAVNAYNTKIAEIASKYDLALVDANTEMRNISVSGLTFYGTTYTTSFIAGGAFSLDGVHLTGIGYAIVANMFVKAINQKYSSNLRQVNPSVYPGVTFPN, encoded by the coding sequence ATGAAAAATATCAATAAAATAATTTTAGCAGCTTTTGCGTTATCATTTTTTAGCTGTAATGACGATTTTGAAAATCCGGTAGAAGACTTTGTAGTCACTTCTGGGAAAGCAGATTTCACAAAATATGTTGCTTTGGGTAACTCGTTAACTTCGGGTTATATGGATGGTGCTTTGTACAAAACAGCACAAGAAAACTCCTACCCATCTATTTTAGCAGGTCTAATGAAACCTGCAGGTGGAGGTGAGTTTACACAACCGTTAATGCCGGATGATATTGGCGGATTTGTCAATTTCGGTATCAAAGGGAAATTACAACTACAAGTTGTTAATGGATCGTTAGTCCCTGTGCCGACTGATGCGCAAAGCAATTTCAATCAACTTTCTGGGGCTTTCAGTAATATGGGTGTTCCTGGAGCCAAATCGTTCCATTTAGGTGTAGATGGTTATGGAAATCCTGCTGGGATTGCTACTGGAAAAGCAAATCCTTACTTTGCACGTTTTGCATCCTCTGCAAACACCTCGGTTATAAAAGATGCAGTCGCTCAACAACCTACTTTCTTCTCTTTATGGATTGGTAATAACGATGTTTTGTCATATGCTACTAGCGGTGGAGTTGGAGTAGACAGAACAGGAAATCCGAATGCCGCAGAATACGGTCCAAATGATATTACAGATCCAGACCTGTTAGGAAACGTTATCGAATCGTATGTTAAGGCTTTAACAGCAAATGGAACAAATGCTACAAAAGGTGTATTAGCCAATATTCCTAGTGTGACCTCGGTACCGTACTTCACGACCGTTCCATATGCACCATTGAGCCCTGCAAATGCGAGTTTTGGACCGATGATTCCAGCATTAAATCAACAATTTGGTGCATTGAATATGGTGTTTGATTATCTAAAAGTTCCGGAGCGTAAAATTGTTTTCTCGCCTTCTTCGGCCTCAGCCGTAGTAATAAAAGATGAAAGCTTACCAAACCTTGCCGCGGAAATTACAGCAGTACTCACCCCTCAAGTTGGAGCACAACAAGCAGCTTTGTTTGGTCTAATATATGGTCAAGCACGTCAGGCAACTGCACAAGACTTACTGGTTCTTCCTTCTTCTTCGTATATCGGGAAAATGGATACTGAAAGAGTAGAGCAGCTAAAACAAATGGGCGTTCCGGCTGAACAAGCAGCACAATTGGCTTTTGCAGGAATTACCTATCCGTTAGAAGATAAGTGGGTATTAACCAGAAACGAGTTGCAGACTGTAGAAAAAGCCGTTAATGCGTATAATACAAAAATTGCAGAAATTGCAAGTAAGTATGATTTGGCTTTGGTTGATGCCAATACTGAAATGAGAAATATTTCTGTATCTGGTTTAACATTCTACGGAACAACCTATACCACAAGCTTCATTGCAGGAGGGGCTTTCTCTCTAGATGGAGTTCACTTAACAGGTATCGGGTACGCAATCGTTGCCAATATGTTTGTGAAAGCAATCAATCAAAAATATTCATCAAACTTAAGACAAGTCAACCCAAGCGTTTATCCTGGGGTAACATTTCCTAACTAA
- a CDS encoding GEVED domain-containing protein, with amino-acid sequence MRKNLLALLLIGASSVGFASTNPWGGLSLKDYGFVSPFKKTSALVADYCIPAISNPEAITSVIFGEINNQSPANSNLAYEDFTSLAPANLTPGEEYEIKLKGYTGGNFSTSFTVFIDFNQNKVFDEEERFNIGYIANSTGVDDVELVGNITIPIDALPGDTRMRVMKRFTASNNTYAQNGCNLGSNYGQVEDYTVKLAGAKGCLTAPNGQYPTATYSLPTADGVEYAIIRAGWTGEYSKVRVKKGYNYTFKSSVDTHFITIGDEAGENILRSGTGTVTWKADETKVVRFYLHNDEECNYQSTGSFSRIVSAMAPSQTDEELCNPGNESNDFENGSLLGGEGQQRLAINFDANPGQIIKASKINLSLFGDATSINFDVYSSNEEGLPDQLLKTVNGTISEKVSTGTHFNFPTYTYTVDFSEPIEINGDEASRYWLEVKADVAAIETTTVSPSPVNLVFASNATQNAWRYTTAAAVYSLETECSYAEPEGDACDQVAPSNNFENGSFLGGDSNQRLAIDIPVAATQKLTATEMELNLFNEPTAVNFSLYNDDANAPGALIQDVAGTIVSSTQIGTAFNYPIYKVVVKFQSPIALDGAQGTKYWLEVKADALAWETTTATTIGSRMAFNNNNSQGNWVVGTDEAVYKLVAVCEGEGPGGPGEGGDYCIPTNLLCNDGDVLTNVTFGTINNTTTCGAGGYNDFTAMSTDVKRNASYEFSASTGAGWQYESVHVWIDYNHDGVFTEEEYTYIGSNPGGTVTNMIKIPENALEGATRMRVRVFASPGPDHPQASIAYGNEGACYDNAEYPYGEIEDYTVNIGELGLTNVNDAVVKLYPNPVHDVLTIESKTAIQSVEIYNIAGQMVNSISSLNKSKTEINVSKLTPGVYVVRTTDANGNTNSYKVMKK; translated from the coding sequence ATGAGAAAAAATTTACTAGCGCTATTACTTATCGGAGCTTCATCCGTAGGTTTTGCCAGCACAAATCCATGGGGAGGATTATCTCTGAAAGACTATGGTTTTGTGTCTCCGTTTAAAAAGACATCAGCTTTGGTGGCCGATTATTGTATTCCAGCAATTTCAAATCCAGAAGCGATAACGTCTGTTATTTTTGGTGAAATTAACAATCAGTCACCTGCAAACTCAAATTTGGCTTATGAAGATTTTACGTCATTAGCGCCGGCAAACTTAACCCCTGGTGAAGAGTATGAGATAAAACTAAAAGGATATACTGGAGGTAATTTCTCTACCTCTTTCACAGTTTTCATCGATTTTAATCAAAATAAAGTTTTTGATGAAGAAGAGCGTTTTAATATTGGTTATATTGCTAACTCTACAGGTGTAGACGATGTTGAGTTGGTAGGGAATATAACAATACCTATTGATGCATTGCCGGGAGATACTCGAATGAGAGTTATGAAGAGATTTACAGCTTCTAATAATACCTATGCTCAAAATGGATGTAATCTTGGTTCTAATTACGGGCAAGTAGAAGATTACACTGTAAAACTAGCTGGGGCGAAAGGATGTCTAACAGCGCCAAACGGTCAATATCCTACAGCAACATATTCATTACCAACTGCTGATGGGGTTGAGTATGCAATTATTAGAGCTGGATGGACAGGAGAATACTCTAAGGTTCGTGTGAAAAAAGGGTATAACTATACCTTCAAATCATCGGTTGATACACATTTCATTACCATCGGAGACGAGGCTGGAGAGAACATATTGAGATCTGGAACAGGAACAGTAACTTGGAAAGCAGATGAAACAAAAGTTGTACGTTTCTACTTGCATAATGATGAAGAGTGTAACTATCAGAGCACAGGAAGCTTTAGTAGAATCGTTTCTGCTATGGCACCAAGCCAAACAGATGAAGAATTGTGTAATCCAGGTAACGAGTCGAATGACTTTGAGAATGGATCCTTATTAGGAGGAGAAGGACAGCAACGTTTAGCCATCAACTTCGATGCTAACCCAGGACAGATCATTAAAGCATCTAAGATTAACTTAAGCTTATTCGGAGATGCAACATCAATTAATTTCGATGTTTACTCGAGCAATGAGGAAGGGTTACCAGATCAATTATTGAAAACAGTAAATGGTACAATTTCTGAAAAAGTAAGTACCGGAACCCACTTCAACTTTCCTACTTATACGTATACGGTAGATTTTAGCGAGCCAATTGAAATAAATGGAGACGAAGCAAGTCGTTATTGGCTTGAAGTGAAAGCGGATGTAGCAGCAATCGAAACAACAACGGTTTCTCCATCTCCAGTAAATTTAGTATTTGCTTCTAACGCAACACAAAATGCTTGGAGATATACAACAGCAGCAGCGGTTTATTCATTAGAGACAGAATGTTCTTATGCAGAACCAGAAGGAGATGCATGTGATCAAGTTGCTCCGTCAAACAACTTCGAGAATGGATCTTTCTTAGGAGGAGATAGTAATCAGAGATTGGCGATTGATATCCCAGTAGCTGCTACGCAAAAATTAACAGCGACAGAAATGGAGTTGAACTTATTCAATGAGCCAACAGCAGTTAACTTCTCGTTGTATAATGATGATGCTAACGCACCAGGAGCTTTGATTCAGGATGTAGCAGGAACAATTGTAAGCTCTACTCAAATAGGCACAGCGTTCAACTACCCAATCTATAAAGTAGTTGTTAAATTCCAAAGTCCAATTGCATTAGATGGAGCACAAGGTACGAAATACTGGTTAGAAGTAAAAGCAGATGCATTAGCTTGGGAAACAACTACAGCTACCACAATTGGTTCGAGAATGGCATTCAATAACAACAACTCTCAAGGAAACTGGGTAGTTGGTACAGACGAAGCAGTATATAAATTGGTTGCCGTTTGTGAAGGAGAAGGTCCAGGAGGTCCAGGAGAAGGAGGAGATTACTGTATACCTACCAACCTTTTGTGTAATGATGGAGATGTATTAACCAATGTAACATTCGGTACAATTAACAACACAACAACGTGTGGAGCTGGAGGGTACAATGACTTTACAGCAATGTCTACCGATGTGAAACGTAATGCTAGCTACGAATTCTCTGCCTCTACAGGAGCAGGATGGCAATATGAGTCTGTACATGTATGGATAGATTATAACCACGATGGTGTATTCACCGAAGAAGAGTACACGTATATCGGAAGCAATCCAGGAGGTACAGTAACGAATATGATTAAAATTCCAGAAAATGCATTAGAAGGAGCAACCAGAATGCGTGTTCGCGTATTTGCATCGCCAGGACCAGATCATCCACAAGCTTCTATTGCATATGGAAATGAGGGGGCATGTTATGATAATGCAGAATACCCTTACGGAGAGATCGAAGATTATACCGTTAATATCGGTGAGTTAGGTTTAACGAATGTAAACGATGCAGTAGTAAAATTATACCCTAACCCGGTACATGACGTATTAACGATAGAGTCTAAAACGGCGATCCAATCTGTAGAAATTTACAATATAGCAGGACAGATGGTAAACTCTATCTCTAGCTTGAATAAATCAAAAACAGAGATCAATGTAAGTAAATTAACTCCAGGAGTATACGTTGTTCGTACGACAGATGCGAATGGAAATACCAACTCTTACAAAGTGATGAAAAAATAA
- a CDS encoding T9SS type A sorting domain-containing protein translates to MRKNLLALLLIGASSVGFASTNPWGGLSLKDYGFVSPFKKTSALVADYCVPGPVNPEAITSVIFGEINNQSPANSNLGYEDFTSLAPANLIPGEEYEIKLKGNTKGNFTNTFTVFIDFNQNKVFDEEERFNIGYIANSTGEDDVELVGNITIPIDALPGETRMRVMKRFTTSSNPTYAENGCIVGGSFGQVEDYTVKLAEPKGCLTASNGQYPTAAFILPSNNGIDYAITTVGFSGEFSKVRVKKDYTYTFKTSTDTHFITIGDEAGENILRSGKGAVTWKADETKVVRFYLHLNDECEDDGEEGSYSRIVSAMAPSQTDEELCNPGNESNNFENGSLLGGEGQQRLAINFDANPGQIIKASKINLSLFGDATSINFDVYSSNEEGLPDQLLKTVNGTISEKVSTGTHFNFPTYTYTVDFSEPIEIKGDEASRYWLEVKADVAAIETTTVSPSPVNLVFASNATQNAWRYSKSAAVYSLETECSYAEPEGDACDQVAPSNNFENGSFLGGDANQRLAIDIPVAATQKLTATEMELNLFNEPTAVNFSLYNDDANLPGSLIQDVAGTIVSSTQIGTAFNYPIYKVVVKFQSPIALDGAQGTKYWLEVKADALAWETTTATTIGSKIAFNNNNSQGNWVVGSYEAVYKLVAVCEGEGPGGPGEGGDYCIPTNLLCNDGDVLTNVTFGTINNTTTCGAGGYNDFTAMSTDVKRNASYEFSASTGAGWQYESVHVWIDYNHDGVFTEEEYTYIGSNPGGTVTNMITIPENALEGATRMRVRVFPMPGPGHPQAIAYGNEGACYDNAEYPYGEIEDYTVNIGELGLTNVNDAVVKLYPNPVHDVLTIESKTAIQSVEIYNIAGQMVNSISSLNKSKTEINVSKLTPGVYVVRTTDANGNTNSYKVMKK, encoded by the coding sequence ATGAGAAAAAATTTACTAGCGCTATTACTTATCGGAGCTTCATCCGTAGGTTTTGCCAGCACAAATCCATGGGGAGGATTATCTCTGAAAGACTATGGTTTTGTGTCTCCGTTTAAAAAGACATCAGCTTTGGTGGCTGATTATTGTGTGCCTGGGCCTGTTAATCCAGAAGCGATAACGTCTGTTATTTTTGGTGAAATTAACAATCAATCACCTGCAAACTCAAATTTGGGTTATGAAGATTTTACTTCATTAGCGCCGGCAAACTTAATCCCTGGTGAAGAGTATGAGATAAAGTTAAAAGGAAATACTAAGGGTAATTTCACTAATACTTTTACAGTTTTCATCGATTTTAATCAAAATAAAGTTTTTGATGAAGAAGAGCGTTTTAATATTGGTTATATTGCTAATTCTACAGGCGAAGACGATGTTGAGTTGGTAGGGAATATAACAATACCTATTGATGCATTGCCAGGAGAAACTCGAATGAGAGTAATGAAGAGATTCACAACCTCTAGCAATCCTACCTATGCTGAAAATGGATGTATAGTTGGAGGAAGTTTTGGCCAAGTAGAAGATTACACTGTAAAACTAGCAGAACCGAAAGGATGTCTAACGGCGTCAAATGGTCAATATCCTACAGCTGCTTTCATATTACCAAGCAATAATGGAATTGATTATGCAATTACAACAGTTGGATTTTCAGGAGAATTTTCTAAGGTTCGTGTGAAAAAAGATTACACCTATACCTTCAAGACTTCGACAGATACACATTTCATTACCATCGGAGACGAGGCCGGAGAGAACATATTGAGATCTGGAAAAGGAGCAGTAACATGGAAAGCAGATGAAACAAAAGTTGTACGTTTCTATTTACATTTAAATGATGAATGTGAAGACGATGGGGAGGAAGGTAGTTATAGTAGAATCGTTTCTGCTATGGCACCAAGCCAAACAGATGAAGAATTGTGTAATCCAGGTAACGAGTCGAACAACTTTGAGAATGGATCCTTATTAGGAGGAGAAGGACAGCAACGTTTAGCCATCAACTTCGATGCTAACCCAGGACAGATCATTAAAGCATCTAAGATTAACTTAAGCTTATTCGGAGATGCAACATCAATTAATTTCGATGTTTACTCGAGCAATGAGGAAGGGTTACCAGATCAATTATTGAAAACAGTAAATGGTACAATTTCTGAAAAAGTAAGTACCGGAACCCACTTCAACTTTCCTACTTATACGTATACGGTAGATTTTAGCGAGCCAATTGAAATAAAAGGAGACGAAGCAAGTCGTTATTGGCTTGAAGTGAAAGCGGATGTAGCAGCAATCGAAACAACAACGGTTTCTCCATCGCCAGTAAATTTAGTATTTGCTTCTAACGCAACACAAAATGCTTGGAGATACTCAAAATCTGCAGCGGTTTATTCATTAGAGACAGAATGTTCTTATGCAGAACCAGAAGGAGATGCATGTGATCAAGTTGCTCCGTCAAACAACTTCGAGAATGGATCTTTCTTAGGAGGAGATGCTAATCAGAGATTGGCGATTGATATCCCAGTAGCTGCTACGCAAAAATTAACAGCGACAGAAATGGAGTTGAACTTATTCAATGAGCCAACAGCAGTTAACTTCTCGTTGTATAATGATGATGCTAACTTACCAGGATCATTGATTCAGGATGTAGCAGGAACAATTGTAAGCTCTACTCAAATAGGCACAGCGTTCAACTACCCAATCTATAAAGTAGTTGTTAAATTCCAAAGTCCAATTGCATTAGATGGAGCACAAGGTACGAAATACTGGTTAGAAGTAAAAGCAGATGCATTAGCTTGGGAAACAACCACAGCTACCACAATTGGTTCGAAAATAGCATTCAATAACAACAATTCTCAAGGAAACTGGGTAGTTGGTTCATACGAAGCAGTATATAAATTGGTTGCCGTTTGTGAAGGAGAAGGTCCAGGAGGTCCAGGAGAAGGAGGAGATTACTGTATACCTACCAACCTTTTGTGTAATGATGGAGATGTATTAACCAATGTAACATTCGGTACAATTAACAACACAACAACGTGTGGAGCTGGAGGGTACAATGACTTTACAGCAATGTCTACTGATGTGAAACGTAATGCTAGCTACGAATTCTCTGCCTCTACAGGAGCAGGATGGCAATATGAGTCTGTACATGTATGGATAGATTATAACCACGATGGTGTATTCACCGAAGAAGAGTACACGTATATCGGAAGCAATCCAGGAGGTACAGTAACGAATATGATTACAATTCCAGAAAATGCATTAGAAGGAGCAACCAGAATGCGTGTTCGCGTATTTCCAATGCCAGGACCGGGTCATCCACAAGCTATTGCATATGGAAATGAGGGGGCATGTTATGATAATGCAGAATACCCTTACGGAGAGATCGAAGATTATACCGTTAATATCGGTGAGTTAGGTTTAACGAATGTAAACGATGCAGTAGTAAAATTATACCCTAACCCGGTACATGACGTATTAACGATAGAGTCTAAAACGGCGATCCAATCTGTAGAAATTTATAATATAGCAGGACAGATGGTAAACTCTATCTCTAGCTTGAATAAATCAAAAACAGAGATCAATGTAAGTAAATTAACTCCAGGAGTATACGTTGTTCGTACGACAGATGCGAATGGAAATACCAACTCTTACAAAGTGATGAAAAAATAA